The Desulfococcus multivorans DNA window AATGCCTTGTGCTTTCCGGCGAAGGTCCCAGCTGGTGTGCCGGCGTCGAGGTGGGCGATCACAAACCCGAGTTGGTGGACGACATGATCCAGACCTTCAACGGCATTTTTGAAAACCTGGACCGGATCGAAGTTCCCACCATCGCTGCGGTTCACGGCGCTTGTCTCGGCGGCGGCATGGAAGTGGCCATCGCCTGCGACCTGATTGTCGCGTCGGAAAAAGCCGTGTTTGGCCAACCGGAAATCAAATTGGGCTTTTTCCCTCCCTATGCGGCGTTTCGTCTCCCGCAACTGGTGGGACCCGCCAAGGCTATCGAGATCTGCACAACGGGAAGGCGCTACACCGCAGCCCAGGCTTTCGCCATGGGGCTGGTTTCCCAGCTTGCCGCGCCTGAGAATTTCGAGGCCGACCTGAACACCCTGATCGGAGAGATCCGGTACAACAGCCCGCTGATCCTGCGGCTGAACAAAAAGGCCGTCAAGGCACATCTGGGCATGGATATGGCTCGGGGGATCGCCGGGGTCAGCGATTTGTTTCTCAACACCCTCATGAAGACCGAAGATACGCTGGAAGGCATCAAAAGCTTTGAAGAAAAGCGAAAACCGGAGTGGAAAAACCGATAAAAGGAAAAGGGCCTGTGCCTGCACTGATGGTTCGATGCCGCCAACCCTGATCCCGCCGCCCTGACTGTCTTATGCATTATCAGCGGCCTTTCCCGGGTTGCTGCCCTGCAAATCGCCGCGATTCGCTGCGAACCCAAATGCTCGAGCAAATCACCTGATCGGGATCGCCTTTCAGGTGATGAAAAAAGATTCTACAATCAGTCGTATGATACGGCGACTGACAGGATGACGGTATCTGAAACTGACTATACACAAAAAGATGGCTTGCAAGGAGGTTAACGACATGAGCGATATCAAATGGCTGCCGAGAGAATTCGGTGTAAAGGATCACCACCTGTGGGGGGAAGATATTTTTTCGAAGGAAGCGCCCGGGGTGATTTTCGAAAAGAAACCGATCATCGATCCCCAGGGCAATGCCGTTGAAGGACTTTACTCGGCCTGGGTCACCCTCAACAACCCCAACCAGTACAACTCCTACACCACCGAAATGGTCAAGGCCGTGATCGCCGGTTTTCACCGGGCCTCGGCAGACACCTCCGTCGTGGCCTGCGTCTTCACCGCCGTCGGGGACAGGGCCTTCTGCACCGGCGGGAACACCAAGGAGTATGCGGAGTATTACGCCCGCCGCCCCAATGAATACGGTATTTACATGGATCTCTTCAACGCCATGGTGGACGCCATCCTCACATGCAAGAAGCCGACGATCTGCCGGGTGAACGGCATGCGGGTGGGCGGCGGCCAGGAGATCGGGATGGCCACCGATTTGACCGTGTCCAGCGACCTGGCCATTTTCGGACAGGCCGGCGCACGGCACGGATCGGCGCCGGACGGCGGGAGCACCGATTTCCTTCCCTGGATGCTGCCCATGGAGCAGGCCATGTGGAACAGCGTCTCGTGCGAGCTCTGGAGCGCCTACAAAATGAGCCGGCTTGGGCTCATCACCAAATGCGTGCCGGTCCTCAAGGAGAACGGCGAATGGATCTGCAACCCCCTGGTGATCACCGACAAATACCTGGACGGCGGGCAGCTGGTCTACGGGGAGTTCAAGGCCGGCGACGAGGCCAAAGCCGCCAAAGACAAGATCAAATCGATGTCCGCCGACTTCGAGCGGCTCGACAAGGAGATCGACAATATTCTCTGGACCTTCACCAATCTCTTCCCGGGCTGCGTCATCAAAACCATCGAGGGCATCCGGCTGAAAAAGAAATTCTACTGGGATCAGGCCAAGGTCATCAACCGCCACTGGCTGGCCGCCAACATGAACGGCGAGGCCTTTCTGGGATTCAACGCCTTCAACACCAAGAAACTGACGGGTCGCGACACCATCGACTTCATTGAATTCCGAAGACGCCAGGTCAACGGGGACGCCTTCGACGATGAGTTCATGGCCGCCGTTCTGGCCAAACCCAAGAAATAACGAGGAGGCACTATGTTACTGGAAGGTAAAAACGCCATCGTCACCGGAGGATCACAGGGCATCGGCACCGCTGCTTCCCTGATGTTGGCCGAAGAAGGCGCCAATGTCTGTTTGACCTATCGAAAGCACAAGGAGGCGGCCGAGGAAGTCCGGGACCGGATTGTCGCAATGGGGCGAAAAGCCCTTTGCATTCAATGCGACATCGCCTCTTTTTCCCAGGCCGAAGCGGTGGTCAAAGCCACCGTGGAAGCCTTCGGCGGCCTTGACATCCTGGTCAACAACGCCGGGATGAACTGGGACGGCGTCTGCTGGAAAATGACGGAAGAACAATGGGACCGGGTCATCGAGGTCAACCTCAAGGGCTACTTCAACTTCACCCGCCACGCGGCCCCCCTGTTCAAGGACCAGAAATCCGGGAAGATCATCAACGTGACCTCCATCAACGGGCTCCGGGGCAAGTTCGGACAAACCAATTATTCGGCCTCCAAGGCGGGCATCATCGGCTATACCAAGGCCGTGGCCAAGGAGCTCGGCGGATTCGGGGTCAACGTCAACGCCGTGGCACCGGGTCTGATCGAAACCGCCATGCTGAGGGAGTCCGAGGCCCGCGACAAGATCGTCGACATGGCCATGGGGGAAATCGTCCTGAAGCGGGTGGGCCAACCCGAAGACCTGGCCAACGTCATCGCCTTTCTCGCCTCGGATCGTGCCCGGCACATCACCGGCGAGGTCATCAAGGTCGACGGCGGCCAGTACATTTAATCCAACTTCAATCCAACCGGCCTGCCGGACCATCCGGCAGGCTGACATCAAGAGAGGACAGTATGGGCAGAGTCGCGATCATCGGCGTGGGACAGAGCCGCTTTGTACGCAAGTATCCCGGATCGATCCGGGAATTGACATTCGAAGCTTTCAAGGAAGCCATGACCGACGCCGGCATGACCGCAGGCGACATTGACGCCTCGGTGGTCTGTTCGGCGCCGGAGTATGACAAACAAAGATCCCCGGCAGGCATTTTCGCCGAGTACCTCGGTCTCAATCCTCAGCCGACTTTTTATGTGGAGACGCTGTGTTCGTCGAGCAGCACCGGCTTGAAGCTCGCCTATTCGCTGGTGGCCGCCGGGCTCCATCATGCCGTGGCGGTGCTGGGATTTCAGAAGATGTCGGAGATCTCCTCGGCCGAATCGCAGGAGCGGATGGGCCGCGGCGCCGACATTCAGTGGGAAAGCCCCTTCGGCACCATGATGCCGGCCTATTACGCCCTGCATGCCCAGGCCCACATGAAAAAATTCGGGACGCGTCCCGAGGATCTGGCCGCCATCCGTGTCAAGGCCGCCACCTACGGCCAGATCAACGACCGGGCCGTGTACCGCAAGCCGGTCACCGAGGAGATGTTCGCCGACCCGGAACAGACCATGGCCGGGCCGGTGGCCAGCCCGCTCCGGGTTGGAGACTGCTGCGCCAATGCCGACGGGAGCTCCTGCCTCATCGTCGTCAGCGA harbors:
- a CDS encoding enoyl-CoA hydratase/isomerase family protein, with protein sequence MTLNYLKLEKTEGVATVKLARPKHNVLDIAMMRELNTVLKQLADDAALKCLVLSGEGPSWCAGVEVGDHKPELVDDMIQTFNGIFENLDRIEVPTIAAVHGACLGGGMEVAIACDLIVASEKAVFGQPEIKLGFFPPYAAFRLPQLVGPAKAIEICTTGRRYTAAQAFAMGLVSQLAAPENFEADLNTLIGEIRYNSPLILRLNKKAVKAHLGMDMARGIAGVSDLFLNTLMKTEDTLEGIKSFEEKRKPEWKNR
- the oah gene encoding 6-oxocyclohex-1-ene-1-carbonyl-CoA hydratase, with translation MSDIKWLPREFGVKDHHLWGEDIFSKEAPGVIFEKKPIIDPQGNAVEGLYSAWVTLNNPNQYNSYTTEMVKAVIAGFHRASADTSVVACVFTAVGDRAFCTGGNTKEYAEYYARRPNEYGIYMDLFNAMVDAILTCKKPTICRVNGMRVGGGQEIGMATDLTVSSDLAIFGQAGARHGSAPDGGSTDFLPWMLPMEQAMWNSVSCELWSAYKMSRLGLITKCVPVLKENGEWICNPLVITDKYLDGGQLVYGEFKAGDEAKAAKDKIKSMSADFERLDKEIDNILWTFTNLFPGCVIKTIEGIRLKKKFYWDQAKVINRHWLAANMNGEAFLGFNAFNTKKLTGRDTIDFIEFRRRQVNGDAFDDEFMAAVLAKPKK
- a CDS encoding SDR family oxidoreductase, with translation MLLEGKNAIVTGGSQGIGTAASLMLAEEGANVCLTYRKHKEAAEEVRDRIVAMGRKALCIQCDIASFSQAEAVVKATVEAFGGLDILVNNAGMNWDGVCWKMTEEQWDRVIEVNLKGYFNFTRHAAPLFKDQKSGKIINVTSINGLRGKFGQTNYSASKAGIIGYTKAVAKELGGFGVNVNAVAPGLIETAMLRESEARDKIVDMAMGEIVLKRVGQPEDLANVIAFLASDRARHITGEVIKVDGGQYI
- a CDS encoding thiolase family protein, with protein sequence MGRVAIIGVGQSRFVRKYPGSIRELTFEAFKEAMTDAGMTAGDIDASVVCSAPEYDKQRSPAGIFAEYLGLNPQPTFYVETLCSSSSTGLKLAYSLVAAGLHHAVAVLGFQKMSEISSAESQERMGRGADIQWESPFGTMMPAYYALHAQAHMKKFGTRPEDLAAIRVKAATYGQINDRAVYRKPVTEEMFADPEQTMAGPVASPLRVGDCCANADGSSCLIVVSEERAKTFSKKPVWVLGVGAASASVNMTGRDDLAGLAVARQAADQAYKMAGVGPKEIDVAEVHDCFTIAEMMAYENLGFAKPGEGKELIQGKETYKEGSIPVNVDGGLLSKGHPIGATGGSQVRTIVLQLRGEAGPMQVKDPEIGLVHNIGGVGLYGNVTILGR